The Cydia splendana chromosome 8, ilCydSple1.2, whole genome shotgun sequence genome contains a region encoding:
- the LOC134792989 gene encoding glutamine synthetase 1, mitochondrial-like: MALVIKALVTKAVQIKCLQPIRYYARRGLHHYHCSNDFTGPVNASYNHYIQLTIPKNKYLATYVWIDGTGIKLRSKDRVLDKEPCDLKALPNWSFDGSSTGQAKTDDSDTLLIPIAIYQDPFRRSPHVIVLCETVHGDGTPTLTNHRAECAKILSNISDQDPWFGIEQEYTMFNEENWPLGWPGPRGYPALKNKFSYCGIGQHVAGREIVECHARASLYSGMDYGGSNAEVMMGSWEFQVGTTPGIKAADDLWIGRYLLERIAESFGVTISYHPKPMGMDQPGIGCHHNFSVKKMRADGGITEIERVCKVLCENHVKDMIHYGLGDSDANKKRLSGKFETSSFDTCKWGVADRTASIRLQRSVAIDNKGFLEDRRPAGDCDPYRICARIAQTCN, encoded by the coding sequence ATGGCTCTCGTCATAAAGGCTTTGGTTACTAAAGCCGTTCAAATTAAATGTCTACAACCAATACGATATTACGCTCGAAGGGGACTACACCACTATCACTGTTCCAACGATTTCACAGGACCAGTAAACGCATCCTATAATCATTATATACAGTTAACCATACCCAAAAACAAGTACTTAGCCACTTACGTCTGGATTGACGGAACTGGTATCAAATTGCGGTCTAAAGATCGTGTTTTGGATAAAGAACCTTGTGATTTAAAAGCGCTTCCTAATTGGTCATTTGATGGCAGCTCTACAGGTCAAGCAAAAACAGACGATTCAGATACACTATTAATTCCTATTGCAATATACCAAGACCCCTTCAGAAGAAGCCCACACGTCATCGTTCTATGCGAAACAGTGCATGGAGACGGGACTCCTACGCTTACCAACCACCGAGCTGAATGTGCAAAAATTTTAAGTAATATTTCTGATCAAGATCCCTGGTTCGGTATAGAACAAGAATACACCATGTTTAATGAGGAAAACTGGCCATTGGGCTGGCCTGGTCCACGAGGGTATCCTgcacttaaaaacaaattttcataTTGTGGTATTGGACAACATGTCGCAGGCAGAGAAATAGTTGAATGTCATGCAAGGGCATCGTTGTATTCTGGCATGGATTATGGAGGCAGTAATGCTGAAGTAATGATGGGCTCTTGGGAATTCCAGGTAGGGACTACACCAGGCATTAAAGCCGCTGATGATTTGTGGATAGGACGTTATTTACTAGAGAGGATAGCGGAGAGTTTTGGAGTTACTATTAGTTATCACCCTAAACCAATGGGCATGGACCAACCGGGAATAGGATGCCATCATAATTTCAGCGTAAAGAAAATGCGTGCTGATGGAGGTATTACAGAAATAGAAAGAGTGTGTAAAGTTTTGTGCGAAAACCATGTTAAAGATATGATACATTACGGTCTTGGAGACAGTGATGCGAACAAGAAACGATTGTCAGGAAAATTTGAAACCTCGTCCTTTGATACGTGCAAGTGGGGCGTAGCTGATAGAACGGCGTCTATCCGACTACAGAGAAGTGTAGCGATAGACAACAAAGGATTCCTTGAGGATCGTCGCCCTGCAGGAGATTGTGATCCTTATAGAATATGTGCTCGTATTGCGCAAACTTGCAATTAG
- the LOC134793027 gene encoding DNA-directed RNA polymerase III subunit RPC9-like produces METIKANAAFLCNFEVMQILQQLKDSTQKKHKREGSLATVTYETVHYLQDTDCKNQSAHAIQKFLEAMKKFKLTKVEKLMMANSPPRTELEIQLIVQESEERLSEDEVREIIDIVNECLPAAEPS; encoded by the exons ATGGAaac TATAAAGGCGAATGCAGCGTTCCTGTGTAACTTTGAGGTGATGCAGATTCTGCAGCAGCTGAAGGATAGCACCCAGAAGAAGCACAAGAGAGAGGGCTCACTAGCTACTGTCACATATGAG ACAGTCCACTACCTACAAGACACAGACTGCAAGAACCAGAGCGCGCATGCTATACAGAAGTTCCTGGAAGCCATGAAGAAGTTCAAGCTCACAAAGGTGGAGAAGCTCATGATGGCCAACAGCCCGCCCAGGACTGAACTGGAAATTCAATTG atAGTCCAAGAAAGTGAAGAGCGCTTATCAGAAGACGAAGTGCGTGAGATCATTGACATCGTGAACGAATGTCTGCCGGCCGCCGAGCCCTCCTGA
- the LOC134793033 gene encoding glutathione S-transferase 1-like translates to MSLYNQARLVLYKHDASPPANAVRMVGAILGLQFDYEEPNLIKGEHKSPEFKKINPMSTIPVLKDGNLVVSESHAIILYLLNKYGVEHKETLYPPDPATRAIVDQCLYFDAGVLFSYMRAVTVPTFTSTLDGPTEKHISDIEEGYSVLEAYLSQRAYVAADRLTVADISIGSTVAALLGIHALDANKFPKIKAWFDRLSAESYFKEVNAPGAALLAKSLRNLWSSRRP, encoded by the exons ATGAGTTTATATAATCAAG CGCGCCTGGTCCTATACAAGCACGATGCGAGCCCACCGGCCAATGCAGTCCGCATGGTCGGCGCCATATTGGGCCTGCAGTTCGACTACGAGGAGCCCAACTTGATCAAAGGCGAGCACAAGTCGCCAGAGTTTAAGAAG ATCAACCCAATGTCTACTATACCGGTGCTGAAAGACGGAAACCTCGTTGTTTCAGAAAG TCACGCGATAATCCTGTACCTCCTGAACAAGTACGGTGTCGAACATAAGGAGACACTCTACCCTCCTGACCCGGCCACGCGCGCCATAGTCGACCAGTGCCTTTACTTCGACGCGGGCGTGCTCTTTTCATACATGCGAGCAGTTACT GTACCAACATTCACGAGCACACTAGACGGTCCTACCGAAAAGCACATATCGGACATAGAGGAGGGTTACTCTGTACTCGAGGCATACTTGAGTCAACGGGCGTACGTGGCCGCGGACCGTCTGACTGTGGCGGACATCTCTATCGGGTCTACAGTCGCTGCGTTGCTGGGGATCCACGCTTTGGACGCTAATAA GTTCCCGAAGATTAAGGCGTGGTTTGATCGCCTGTCGGCAGAAAGCTACTTCAAGGAGGTCAACGCGCCGGGCGCCGCCTTATTGGCCAAGTCGCTCAGAAACCTCTGGAGTtccaggcgtccatag